A single window of Streptomyces griseoviridis DNA harbors:
- a CDS encoding lipopolysaccharide biosynthesis protein, with protein sequence MSDTTTTTEAAAPPTEEKTRQRGRRLRLPGLGGSDGGSQLFRNAYALMLNTGISAVLGLGFWLAAARYYTEDAVGQGSAAIAAMKFLAGLTAVTLTGALARFIPVAGPATGRLILRTYAGSSLVVACAAGIFLLTLDRFGPSYRFLHGALAGAGFLLAVVAWNLLTLQDGVLTGLRSAPWVPVGNTLFSAVKLALLVGCALAVPMAGVFVSWVAAIATSVVPLGWLVFRRLVPRHVRATEGRAAPPTLREIGRFLAGDYTGSLFSLAVVYLVPVLIASQVSSEDNAYFYITTTIGGTVNLLAINMGASLTVEGSHDPARLAADTRAALKRMARIMLPVCGGLFVGAPWILGAFGAGYADAATPLLRWFAVGALLRVVMETYFAVLRAQSRTAGLAWLQGLLCVLVLSLTLLLLPRMGLTGAGVAEISSLAVIVAVAAPKLLRTIRTAPAPGRDDGVSPDGDLADLGAREAPSAGKPRRRGPAWALDSDTLALGVHVDFDHQERRPDVRPGPGTPPSGTPVPDPGEPALGADRSPRWAQGRAGAGSDGEPDGVDGHGPGQGGVGEGEFGWGGLGESGFGQGGPGGHAFGRGGLGDGGLPDDGLDEDESSRGGPGNGGVGDGGLLDGGLDVPAQASPSWRERLRPTRAGAVLGSLLAAALLLYWVPAARLGEADLDRMGGLGLISVLPLPTLAGAALLVLVFGALLRLGHEHRALLLVTLLATVLSLHALPAVIETQPRFATAWQHLGFLDYIDRTGSAVPDLDARWSWPGFFAVAAFVARACGVTDLTEVIRWWPTLIELLYLAPLFLLTRSLRASWRARWTGVWVFALSSWVGQDYFSPQGFTYLLYLAFVAVLLVWFRAPRVVWTRTRPGELEVEPTERRQQAVLLAVVIGLFAASVPAHQLTPFVMLGVLTVLVMLRRSELRGLPLLFTVLVVGWLGFMAEPYWSGHFDDLFGGLGGVGGNVSSSVSGRIEGGSSTHKLVLYARVLLAGGVMASACWGWLRRRHHRYREVSLPVLTFVPFLGFGMQSYGGEMALRVFMFALPGAALLSGLALFPRTGVTAEERDKDRVSLAPLAAVLAGLLLMGGFLVARWGNEAFERIRPGEVTAMEYVYAHDDPTVRLLWLSDDPVNNVTPAMPWGAKDMERVDYVPTLAPGDPVLVSGLVKALRDAGPHSYLMVNRSQVTYLEMDVGYATTWEPRLLQNLDRRPELEKVLGNGDATVYALREQPPGAVPKADPGPIGPRITWTPWSIVGGLAAVALIVLLTAREVVRVAVRPSVRQLHWMQGSFWFCLPLLAVFLASLVQRFLTMK encoded by the coding sequence GTGTCTGACACGACCACCACCACCGAGGCCGCGGCGCCCCCGACCGAGGAGAAGACCCGGCAGCGGGGTCGCCGCCTCAGACTGCCGGGGCTCGGCGGGTCCGACGGCGGCAGCCAGCTGTTCCGCAACGCCTACGCGCTGATGCTGAACACGGGCATCTCCGCCGTCCTCGGACTCGGCTTCTGGCTGGCAGCCGCCCGCTACTACACCGAGGACGCGGTCGGGCAGGGCTCCGCCGCCATCGCCGCGATGAAGTTCCTCGCGGGCCTGACGGCGGTGACCCTCACCGGCGCCCTGGCCCGCTTCATCCCGGTCGCGGGACCCGCCACCGGGCGCCTCATCCTCCGCACTTACGCGGGCAGTTCGCTGGTCGTGGCGTGCGCGGCCGGGATCTTCCTGCTGACCCTCGACCGGTTCGGGCCCTCGTACCGCTTCCTGCACGGCGCGCTCGCCGGCGCCGGGTTCCTCCTCGCCGTCGTCGCGTGGAACCTGCTCACCCTCCAGGACGGGGTGCTGACCGGGCTGCGCAGCGCGCCCTGGGTGCCGGTGGGCAACACCCTGTTCTCCGCCGTCAAGTTGGCGCTGCTCGTCGGGTGCGCGTTGGCGGTGCCGATGGCCGGCGTCTTCGTGTCGTGGGTCGCCGCGATAGCGACCTCGGTCGTGCCGCTCGGCTGGCTGGTGTTCCGGCGCCTCGTGCCCCGGCACGTGCGGGCCACCGAGGGGCGGGCGGCACCGCCCACGCTGCGCGAGATCGGGCGGTTCCTGGCCGGTGACTACACCGGCTCGCTGTTCTCGCTCGCCGTGGTCTACCTGGTGCCGGTGCTCATCGCGTCCCAGGTCAGCTCCGAGGACAACGCGTACTTCTACATCACCACGACGATCGGCGGCACGGTCAACCTGCTCGCCATCAACATGGGCGCCTCGCTGACCGTGGAGGGCTCGCACGACCCAGCCAGGCTCGCCGCCGACACCCGCGCCGCCCTCAAGCGGATGGCGCGCATCATGCTGCCGGTCTGCGGCGGCCTCTTCGTCGGGGCGCCGTGGATCCTGGGCGCGTTCGGCGCGGGGTACGCGGACGCGGCCACCCCGCTGCTGCGCTGGTTCGCGGTCGGCGCGCTGCTGCGGGTCGTGATGGAGACGTACTTCGCGGTGCTGCGGGCCCAGAGCCGTACCGCCGGACTCGCCTGGCTCCAGGGCCTGTTGTGCGTCCTGGTGCTCAGTCTGACGCTGCTGCTGCTGCCCCGGATGGGGCTGACCGGCGCGGGCGTCGCGGAGATCTCCAGCCTCGCGGTGATCGTCGCGGTCGCCGCGCCGAAGCTGCTGCGCACGATCAGGACCGCGCCCGCGCCCGGCCGGGACGACGGGGTGTCGCCCGACGGGGACCTCGCCGACCTGGGCGCGCGCGAGGCGCCGTCCGCCGGGAAGCCGCGCAGACGCGGCCCGGCCTGGGCGCTGGACAGCGACACGCTCGCACTCGGCGTCCACGTCGACTTCGACCACCAGGAGCGCAGGCCCGACGTCCGCCCGGGTCCCGGCACCCCGCCCTCGGGCACGCCGGTTCCCGACCCCGGTGAACCGGCCCTGGGCGCGGACCGGTCGCCGCGATGGGCGCAGGGACGGGCGGGGGCCGGCTCCGACGGGGAGCCGGACGGGGTCGACGGGCACGGACCTGGCCAAGGCGGGGTCGGTGAGGGCGAGTTCGGCTGGGGCGGGCTCGGTGAAAGCGGATTCGGCCAGGGCGGGCCCGGTGGGCACGCGTTCGGTCGGGGCGGGCTCGGTGACGGCGGGCTCCCCGACGACGGGCTCGACGAGGACGAGTCCAGCCGGGGCGGGCCCGGTAACGGTGGGGTCGGTGACGGCGGGCTCCTCGACGGCGGGCTCGACGTGCCGGCGCAGGCGTCGCCGTCCTGGCGGGAGCGGCTGCGGCCGACCAGGGCCGGGGCGGTGCTGGGCTCGCTGCTGGCCGCCGCGCTGCTGCTGTACTGGGTGCCCGCCGCGCGGCTCGGCGAGGCCGACCTGGACCGGATGGGCGGGCTCGGCCTGATCTCCGTGCTGCCGCTGCCGACGCTGGCCGGGGCCGCCCTGCTCGTGCTGGTCTTCGGTGCGCTGCTCAGGCTCGGCCACGAGCACAGGGCGCTGCTGCTGGTGACCCTCCTCGCGACGGTCCTGTCCCTGCACGCGCTGCCCGCGGTCATCGAGACACAGCCCCGGTTCGCGACGGCGTGGCAGCACCTCGGCTTCCTCGACTACATCGACCGCACCGGGTCCGCCGTGCCCGACCTGGACGCCCGCTGGAGCTGGCCGGGGTTCTTCGCGGTGGCCGCGTTCGTCGCGCGGGCCTGCGGGGTCACGGACCTCACCGAGGTGATCCGCTGGTGGCCGACCCTCATCGAACTCCTCTACCTGGCACCGCTGTTCCTCCTGACGCGTTCTCTACGGGCGAGCTGGCGGGCCCGGTGGACCGGCGTCTGGGTCTTCGCGCTGAGCAGTTGGGTCGGCCAGGACTACTTCTCGCCGCAGGGCTTCACGTACCTGCTCTATCTGGCGTTCGTGGCCGTGCTGTTGGTGTGGTTCCGGGCGCCCCGGGTGGTGTGGACCAGGACGCGGCCGGGCGAACTGGAGGTCGAGCCGACCGAGCGGCGGCAGCAGGCCGTGCTGCTCGCGGTGGTGATCGGCCTCTTCGCGGCGAGCGTCCCGGCCCACCAGCTCACCCCGTTCGTGATGCTCGGCGTCCTCACCGTGCTGGTCATGCTGCGCCGCAGCGAACTGCGCGGCCTCCCGCTGCTGTTCACGGTGCTGGTCGTCGGCTGGCTCGGCTTCATGGCCGAGCCCTACTGGTCAGGGCACTTCGACGACCTGTTCGGCGGGCTCGGCGGGGTCGGCGGCAATGTGTCGTCGTCGGTGTCGGGGCGGATCGAGGGCGGCAGCTCGACCCACAAACTGGTGCTGTACGCGCGGGTGCTGCTGGCCGGCGGGGTGATGGCGTCCGCCTGCTGGGGCTGGCTGCGCCGGCGCCACCACCGGTACCGGGAAGTGTCCCTGCCGGTCCTCACGTTCGTCCCGTTCCTCGGCTTCGGCATGCAGTCCTACGGCGGCGAGATGGCGCTGCGCGTCTTCATGTTCGCGCTGCCCGGCGCGGCCCTCCTCTCGGGTCTCGCCCTCTTCCCGCGCACAGGCGTCACCGCCGAGGAACGGGACAAGGACCGGGTGAGTCTCGCCCCGCTGGCCGCGGTGCTGGCCGGACTGCTGCTCATGGGCGGCTTCCTGGTGGCCCGTTGGGGCAACGAGGCGTTCGAGCGGATCAGACCGGGCGAGGTCACGGCCATGGAGTACGTGTACGCCCACGACGATCCGACGGTCAGGCTGCTGTGGTTGAGCGACGACCCCGTCAACAACGTGACCCCGGCGATGCCGTGGGGCGCGAAGGACATGGAACGGGTCGACTATGTGCCCACCCTCGCGCCGGGCGACCCGGTGCTGGTGTCCGGCCTGGTCAAGGCGTTGCGGGACGCGGGCCCGCACTCCTATCTGATGGTCAACCGGAGCCAGGTGACGTATCTGGAGATGGACGTCGGCTACGCCACGACCTGGGAGCCGCGGCTGCTCCAGAACCTGGACCGGCGGCCCGAGTTGGAGAAGGTCCTCGGCAACGGGGACGCGACGGTCTACGCCTTGCGGGAGCAGCCGCCCGGCGCGGTGCCGAAGGCCGACCCGGGTCCGATCGGGCCCCGGATCACCTGGACGCCGTGGTCGATCGTCGGCGGCCTCGCGGCGGTGGCGCTGATCGTCCTGCTGACGGCACGGGAGGTGGTCCGGGTGGCGGTCCGGCCCAGCGTGCGCCAACTGCACTGGATGCAGGGCAGCTTCTGGTTCTGCCTGCCGCTGCTCGCGGTGTTCCTGGCGTCGCTGGTGCAGCGGTTCCTGACGATGAAGTAG
- a CDS encoding GH39 family glycosyl hydrolase gives MARHEWTSGAWRWRLAALLGVGVAVLALVVTVIRTPPDDGADTAGTSRDGDRVHGTPATPPGPRGPEVGWGFTHTQYSADEGDDTATERVDRLVRDARGMPQDQALMGWGADNPEPVKGRYDFGAMDRRIDFIRASGGTPVVTLCCSPDWMKGGEPGVGATDWSQAALETAPRPEHYADFAALAATVAERYPDVRHFMVWNEFKGFWDDAKARWDYEGYTRLYNLVYRALKKVDKDIMVGGPYLAMDSLDPRAHDASRTVRGSWGAMDQRVLDAFTYWNRHKAGADFVVVDGSSYTNDDELLPDEFAATDKFTAVGAWVRRQTGELPLWWSEYYVEPADGNDERRGWSETRRVAVQAAGLIAMVKGGATSGFYWNPQDEKGTDCPGCLWTPTYGSDGGRKLPMFGLLSRFHREFPPGTRYRSVPVAADDVPNVRVLADDRTVLVVNTLDRTISAKVDGERFEMQAYGVKWLKRQR, from the coding sequence ATGGCACGTCATGAGTGGACTTCGGGGGCATGGCGGTGGCGGCTCGCCGCCCTGCTCGGGGTGGGCGTGGCGGTACTCGCCCTGGTCGTGACGGTGATCAGGACGCCGCCCGACGACGGCGCCGACACGGCGGGCACCTCACGCGACGGCGACCGGGTGCACGGCACCCCGGCCACCCCGCCCGGCCCGCGGGGGCCCGAGGTCGGCTGGGGCTTCACCCACACCCAGTACAGCGCCGACGAGGGCGACGACACCGCGACCGAACGGGTCGACCGGCTCGTCCGGGACGCCCGAGGCATGCCGCAGGACCAGGCGCTGATGGGCTGGGGCGCCGACAACCCCGAGCCGGTGAAGGGGCGTTACGACTTCGGCGCGATGGACCGCCGCATCGACTTCATCCGCGCCTCGGGCGGCACCCCCGTCGTCACCCTGTGCTGCTCACCCGACTGGATGAAGGGCGGCGAGCCGGGTGTCGGCGCCACCGACTGGAGCCAGGCCGCGCTGGAGACGGCCCCGCGGCCCGAGCACTACGCGGACTTCGCCGCGCTCGCCGCGACCGTCGCCGAACGGTACCCGGACGTACGGCACTTCATGGTCTGGAACGAGTTCAAGGGTTTCTGGGACGACGCCAAGGCCCGCTGGGACTACGAGGGTTACACCAGGCTGTACAACCTCGTGTACCGGGCCCTGAAGAAGGTCGACAAGGACATCATGGTCGGCGGCCCCTACCTGGCCATGGACAGCCTGGATCCTCGGGCGCACGACGCCTCCCGCACGGTGCGGGGGAGTTGGGGCGCGATGGACCAGCGGGTCCTGGACGCCTTCACCTACTGGAACCGGCACAAGGCGGGCGCCGACTTCGTCGTCGTCGACGGCTCCAGCTACACCAACGACGACGAGCTGCTGCCGGACGAGTTCGCGGCCACCGACAAGTTCACCGCCGTCGGCGCCTGGGTGCGGCGGCAGACCGGGGAGCTGCCCCTGTGGTGGTCCGAGTACTACGTCGAGCCCGCCGACGGCAACGACGAGCGGCGGGGCTGGTCCGAGACCCGCAGGGTCGCCGTCCAGGCCGCCGGTCTGATCGCGATGGTCAAGGGCGGCGCCACGTCCGGCTTCTACTGGAACCCGCAGGACGAGAAGGGCACCGACTGCCCCGGCTGCCTGTGGACACCGACCTACGGTTCTGACGGCGGCCGCAAGCTGCCCATGTTCGGGCTGCTCTCCCGCTTCCACCGGGAGTTCCCGCCCGGCACCCGGTACCGGTCGGTGCCGGTGGCCGCCGACGACGTGCCGAACGTCCGGGTCCTCGCCGACGACCGGACGGTCCTGGTGGTCAACACCCTCGACCGGACGATCAGCGCGAAGGTCGACGGCGAACGCTTCGAGATGCAGGCGTACGGGGTGAAGTGGCTCAAACGGCAGCGCTGA
- a CDS encoding DUF5925 domain-containing protein, which produces MSANPHDALPIRLNVDDSDSPSDVVDALFLGRFATGEQPYSHAANIERVKSAATLLPPGARVLRVARDDDRSATLAEGDGWTLLISRWSRGADVTVTATTADLAEQVLDQATDGAADEPEPQPDNVTMGFWYVSPRRGPYRTTRQISAGTWDEVRPNYTAPVADAMDRLMKTTPEDIAGRLLLLHGPPGTGKTSALRTLARSWRDWCQVDCVLDPERLFSDVGYLMDIAIGEDDGTGKGRWRLLLLEDCDELIRGEAKHTAGQALSRLLNLTDGLLGQGRNVLVGVTTNEDLERLHPAVVRPGRCLARIEIGPLTRPEATNWLGTEEGVGREGATLAELYALRRGTSPTSLPEPREGTDAGLYL; this is translated from the coding sequence ATGTCTGCGAACCCACACGACGCGCTGCCGATCCGGCTCAACGTCGACGACAGCGACTCGCCGTCCGACGTCGTCGACGCGCTGTTCCTCGGCCGTTTCGCGACGGGCGAGCAGCCGTACTCGCACGCGGCGAACATCGAACGGGTGAAGTCCGCGGCGACGCTGCTGCCGCCCGGCGCTCGGGTGTTGCGGGTCGCGCGCGACGACGACCGCAGCGCGACCCTCGCCGAGGGCGACGGCTGGACGCTGCTGATCTCCCGCTGGAGCCGAGGCGCGGACGTCACGGTCACCGCGACCACCGCCGACCTCGCCGAGCAGGTCCTCGACCAGGCCACCGACGGCGCGGCCGACGAACCCGAACCCCAGCCAGACAACGTGACGATGGGCTTCTGGTACGTCTCCCCCCGGCGCGGCCCGTACCGCACCACCCGGCAGATCTCGGCCGGCACCTGGGACGAGGTCCGCCCCAACTACACGGCGCCGGTCGCCGACGCGATGGACCGGCTGATGAAGACGACCCCCGAGGACATCGCGGGCCGGCTGCTGCTGCTGCACGGTCCGCCGGGCACCGGGAAGACGTCGGCGCTGCGCACCCTGGCCCGCTCCTGGCGTGACTGGTGCCAGGTGGACTGCGTCCTCGACCCCGAACGGCTGTTCTCCGACGTCGGCTATCTGATGGACATCGCGATCGGCGAGGACGACGGCACCGGCAAGGGCCGCTGGCGGCTGCTCCTGCTGGAGGACTGCGACGAGCTGATCCGCGGCGAGGCCAAGCACACGGCGGGCCAGGCGCTCTCCCGGCTGCTCAACCTCACCGACGGGCTGCTCGGGCAGGGCCGCAACGTCCTGGTGGGGGTCACCACCAACGAGGACCTGGAGCGGCTCCACCCGGCCGTCGTGCGCCCCGGCCGCTGTCTCGCCCGCATCGAGATCGGCCCCCTCACCCGCCCGGAGGCCACCAACTGGCTGGGCACGGAGGAGGGCGTGGGCCGCGAGGGCGCGACACTCGCGGAGCTGTACGCCCTACGCCGGGGCACCTCACCGACGTCCCTACCGGAACCCCGAGAGGGCACGGACGCGGGGCTGTATCTGTAG
- a CDS encoding GntR family transcriptional regulator — MTLKIDIDDSAAPYEQVRAQISEQARAGTLPVGYRLPTVRGLAESLGLAANTVAKAYRALEADGVIETRGRNGTFVAAAGPAAEREAAAAAQVYAERARRLGLDEATALATVRDALRAGYGRDRKG, encoded by the coding sequence GTGACGTTGAAGATCGACATCGATGACAGTGCCGCGCCCTACGAGCAGGTGCGGGCGCAGATCTCCGAACAGGCGCGGGCCGGGACGCTGCCCGTGGGGTACCGGCTGCCGACGGTCAGGGGGCTCGCCGAGTCGCTGGGCCTGGCGGCGAACACGGTAGCCAAGGCGTACCGGGCGCTTGAGGCCGACGGGGTGATCGAGACGCGGGGCCGCAACGGCACGTTCGTCGCCGCCGCCGGCCCGGCGGCGGAACGGGAGGCCGCGGCGGCGGCGCAGGTCTACGCGGAGCGGGCCCGACGGCTCGGCCTTGACGAGGCCACGGCCCTGGCCACCGTCCGGGACGCGCTGCGGGCCGGGTACGGCCGGGACAGGAAGGGCTGA
- a CDS encoding GNAT family N-acetyltransferase, translating into MTVIVRDLRTEDRDDAERFARSRHRALPHLLWTAEGTLHLLAHTPPAARRRALVAEADGEVIGTAQVDLVHDSPEPGQGCFTVYVAPERARRGAGTALVRACEEHLAAHGATKLFAWVLDAPAHRAFAERHGYRAARHAHFLRLDLTAATLPPLQPAPPGVQLRPAAGFADDPRPLFALDLETAADEPSDVESGSAGYQEWAASTWEHPMLDRELSMVALVDGVPAAFSLAHTDGRGRYATAMTGTARAFRGRGLAKLTKNASLHRARAAGVTEALTGNDGGNGPMLAVNSWLGYEIVATEVRYVRELG; encoded by the coding sequence ATGACCGTGATCGTGCGCGACCTCCGCACCGAGGACCGGGACGATGCGGAGCGCTTCGCCCGCTCCCGCCACCGGGCCCTCCCCCACCTCCTGTGGACGGCGGAGGGCACCCTCCACCTCCTCGCCCACACCCCGCCGGCGGCCCGCCGACGCGCCCTGGTGGCCGAGGCGGACGGCGAGGTGATCGGCACCGCCCAGGTGGACCTCGTCCACGACAGCCCGGAGCCTGGACAGGGCTGCTTCACTGTCTATGTCGCCCCGGAGCGGGCGCGCCGGGGCGCGGGGACGGCGCTGGTCCGCGCCTGCGAGGAGCACCTCGCCGCGCACGGGGCGACGAAGCTGTTCGCCTGGGTGCTGGACGCCCCGGCCCACCGCGCGTTCGCCGAACGGCACGGCTACCGCGCCGCCCGCCACGCGCACTTCCTGCGGCTCGACCTGACGGCCGCCACGCTGCCGCCGCTCCAGCCCGCGCCGCCCGGTGTCCAGCTGCGTCCCGCCGCCGGCTTCGCCGACGATCCGCGCCCGCTGTTCGCGCTGGACCTGGAGACCGCGGCCGACGAACCGAGCGACGTCGAGAGCGGGTCAGCCGGCTACCAGGAGTGGGCCGCGTCGACGTGGGAGCATCCGATGCTGGACCGGGAGCTGTCCATGGTCGCCCTGGTGGACGGCGTTCCCGCCGCGTTCAGCCTCGCCCACACGGACGGGCGGGGCCGCTACGCCACCGCGATGACCGGCACCGCCCGCGCGTTCCGGGGCCGCGGGCTCGCCAAGCTCACGAAGAACGCCTCCCTGCACCGGGCCCGTGCCGCGGGTGTCACCGAGGCCCTGACCGGCAACGACGGCGGCAACGGACCGATGCTCGCGGTCAACTCGTGGCTGGGCTACGAGATCGTCGCCACGGAGGTGCGGTATGTCCGCGAACTCGGCTGA
- a CDS encoding DUF402 domain-containing protein, whose translation MSANSADPATGLTVRLVKAGRTKIRYAAGLVHDDGVRIVVSAPWAGEGVRDFGFVRFAPGDVFTEYYWRDRWYAVKEVRDSSGALKGWYCDVTRPAVLTGSELLVEDLDLDLWRSADGTDVRRLDEDEFAASGLAERDPRAARAATSALDELAALAATDEFTTLLA comes from the coding sequence ATGTCCGCGAACTCGGCTGATCCCGCGACCGGGTTGACGGTCAGGCTCGTCAAGGCGGGCCGCACGAAGATCCGTTACGCGGCCGGGCTGGTCCACGACGACGGTGTCCGTATCGTCGTCAGCGCCCCCTGGGCGGGCGAGGGCGTGCGGGACTTCGGGTTCGTGCGCTTCGCGCCGGGCGATGTGTTCACCGAGTACTACTGGCGGGACCGCTGGTACGCGGTGAAGGAGGTGCGGGACTCCTCTGGTGCGCTCAAGGGCTGGTACTGCGATGTGACCCGCCCGGCCGTGCTGACCGGCTCCGAGCTGCTCGTCGAGGATCTCGACCTGGACCTGTGGCGGTCCGCCGACGGGACGGACGTCCGCAGGCTCGACGAGGACGAGTTCGCCGCGAGCGGCCTCGCGGAACGCGACCCGCGGGCGGCGAGGGCCGCGACGTCGGCCCTCGACGAGTTGGCGGCGCTGGCCGCGACGGACGAGTTCACGACGCTCCTGGCATGA
- a CDS encoding class I SAM-dependent methyltransferase, giving the protein MTIDEPGGARRGAREEWDARAASFDDEPDHGLRDPLVRRAWADRLADWLPGRPGAVLDVGCGTGSLSLLASESGHRVTGVDLSPAMVALARAKLAGRDARFLVGDASAPPVGGQRFDAVLARHVLWTLPDPARTLRGWYDLLRPAGRLVLVEGVWGAVDPVGIPAERLTALLAPIAPDIRLERLSDDPALWGGPVADERYAVLARASRDDRGSGNDRASRTVGLAGTAGAAGRERGGDRSGFMPGAS; this is encoded by the coding sequence ATGACCATCGACGAGCCGGGCGGGGCCCGGCGCGGGGCCCGCGAGGAGTGGGACGCGCGGGCCGCCTCCTTCGACGACGAGCCCGACCACGGGCTGCGCGACCCCCTGGTCCGCCGAGCCTGGGCCGACCGGTTGGCCGACTGGCTGCCGGGCCGCCCTGGTGCCGTCCTTGATGTCGGCTGCGGCACCGGCAGCCTCTCCCTCCTGGCGTCCGAGAGCGGCCACCGTGTCACCGGTGTGGACCTCTCACCCGCCATGGTGGCGCTGGCCAGGGCCAAGCTCGCCGGCCGGGACGCGCGGTTCCTCGTCGGCGACGCGTCGGCGCCCCCGGTGGGCGGGCAGCGCTTCGACGCCGTCCTCGCCCGGCACGTCCTGTGGACGCTGCCCGACCCTGCCCGCACCCTGCGCGGCTGGTACGACCTGCTGCGTCCCGCCGGCCGGCTCGTCCTGGTGGAGGGCGTGTGGGGCGCCGTCGACCCGGTCGGGATACCTGCCGAGCGGCTCACCGCCCTGCTCGCGCCGATCGCCCCCGACATCCGTCTGGAGCGGCTGTCGGACGACCCCGCGCTGTGGGGAGGACCCGTCGCGGACGAACGGTACGCGGTGCTCGCGCGGGCCAGCCGGGACGACCGAGGCAGCGGGAACGACCGGGCCAGCCGGACGGTCGGGTTAGCGGGGACGGCCGGGGCAGCGGGTCGTGAACGCGGGGGAGACCGGAGCGGGTTCATGCCAGGAGCGTCGTGA